TCGAGAGCTGCAAGGTAGTGAAATATGGGCAACGCATAGCGCCTGGATTGAGAAGGTAAAACCAGTCTTTGGGCCTGATATTGCAGCGCGGTTCTCTTGGGCTGCCAGTTTAGCGGGCAAGGACCATAGTATCGCTCAGAATAAGCGTAAGGAAATTTCTGCCCAATTACGCGATCTGATGGGAGAAGATAATTGTCTTGTGATTCCGACAGTACCTGGTCCAGCGCCACTGCGTGGAGGGGATTTGAGTCAATTGGAGGAGAATCGTAGTGGGGCGATGATGTTGAGCTGTATAGCTGGACTGGCAGGCCTGCCACAAGTGACATTACCCATGCGCTCAACAAATGGGGTGCCGTTGGGATTGTCCGTTATCGCAGGACATGGTCAGGATCTTCGGTTACTCTCATGGGTGAAGGAGATGTGGCGGCGGTCTTGAGATAATGGTTCTTAATGGTTCTTGATGGTTTTGAGATGATAGGTGAAATTGGTTTTGAAAACAAAAGATCTCAACGTGACGAAGTGGGTTCAATAACGGTGCGTTAGAGTAAAAAGAAAAATACAGCGCCCAAATGTTGGCATAAGACTAGCGGTTTAGTAAATACCTCCATGTGATGAAAAAGAACGGTATAAATTTCGTAGAATGCAGGAAATTGACTCATGTAGATAAACTGAACGGCCAAAATGCCTCAGGACTTCGGAATTCCGGCGATATCAGCGGAAAGAGGTGTAAAAATCCACCAGAATGCAGGAGTTCCGGCGCTATAGCCTGAAAGAGGTGTATAAATGCACCAGAATGCAGGAATTCTGGCGATATAGCCTGAAAGAGGTGTATAAATGCACCAGAATTCAGGAAATCCGGAGATATAGCCTGAAAGAGGTGTAAAAATACACCAGAATGCAGAAAATCCGGCGATATCACCGGAAAGAGGTGTATAAATGTACCAGAATGCAGGAATTCTGGCGATATAGCCTGAAAGAGGTGTATAAATGCACCAGAATTCAGGAAATCCGGAGATATAGCCTGAAAGAGGTGTATAAATGTACCAGAATGCAGGAATTCTGGCGATATAGTCTGAAAGAGGTGTATAAATGCCCCAGAATGCAGGAAGTCCGGAGATATAGCCCGAAATGAAAGCCATTAATGCCCTGAACCATAGAGATCAGCCGAAACACGCTCATATTTTATTCTGAAAACAAACAAAGCACCTTCCTTAAAGAAGGTGCCTCGTGCTCCATGCCCTCGTGCTCCATGCCCCGTACTCCATGCCTATGCCCCGTGCGAAATCTATTCTACGAATGCTTCGACTTCTATTTCTACTAGCAGTAGTGGATCAATGAGTGCCTTTACCTCAACCATGGTTGCTACAGGCTGAATGTCTTTGAAGAATTCGCCGTGTGCTTTGCCGACCTCTTCCCAGCGGGAAATGTCTGTCACGAACATTCTTGTTCTTATCACATGCGACAAATCAGCATCTAGCTGGTTTAGCGCTTTTTCGATGGTGTGTAGAATGAATTTCGTCTGGGCATAAGGATCTCCTACACCGACTACTCCCCCGTCTTGCATGGCGGTTGTTCCTGCGACTTCGATACGATTGCCGATTCGAATGGCGCGAGAATAACCAACGACCGACTCCCAGGGTGAACCTGTAAACACTTGCGTTTTACTCAAAAGATCTCCTCCGAATCCATCATGTATTTAGTCCGATCTAATTATACTACCTGCACAAGTGATGTGAACTAAAGACGAATAATTAATCATAGACGCAACCATATGTTAAGTTTATTTACATAATAAACATATAAATTTAATTTTTCTCTATTCAAGCAGGTTCATTTTAATTATAATGTTACATAAAATAACATTAAAAGATCAGGAATGGTTTGATTGATCCTAAAAAGGAGGGATGGCATGCATCTTACGGTTGAAGAAGCGTTGTCCATTTATCCTTTGTCCGAGGCGAAGCTTATTGCGGGGGCCAAGGGGAAGCATCGAATTGTGAAGTCGATAAATGTGATGGATGCACCCGATATTTCGGACTGGATCAAAGAAGGTGAAATGCTGCTAACGACAGCCTATTTAATTAAGGACAATCTGGAGGATGCCTCTGCTTTGCTGCAAACATTGAATCGCAGGGGATCTTCGGCTTTGGGTATTAAGTTGGGGCGATTTTGGGATGAGGTACCGGTGCAATTGATTGCTGAAGCGGAGAGTCTTAACTTCCCTTTAATCCAGTTACCGTTTCAGTTCACTTTTTCGGATCAGATGAATGGTCTGTTCCGCGCCGAGCTTAGCCGCAGTACTCATGTTCTGCAGAGCATTATGGAGAAGCAGAAAAAGCTGATGCAATTCGCTTTGCGATCCGTCCGTAGCCGTCAGTTGTTTGATTCAGTGTCTGAAGTGATTGGCCATTCACTTGTGGTGGTTAGCGCACGTGGGGATGTGATCTACAACAACTCAGAATATCAGCCCTCACAGCTTCTCGAAGGGTGGCCATGGCAGAAACGGAATCATCGCTTCCGTGTAGAAGATCAGACGGGTTATCGTACTCCACTAATTCAAGGAGAAAAGTGCTCCGGATATCTATTGTATTGTTCCATCGATCCTTTATTGCTTCCTGTGGAAGAGAGTTTATTTGTTCAGGGTGCTGAACTTATTTCATATCATATTCATTCAGGCTACGAGGATTATTTTGAACAGTCGGAACACAGGGAGTTTAGTAGATTACTTAGGCGTTGCTTGAGTGGGCATTTAACCTACACGGATCTAGCCCAGGCTGCGCTCAGCTTGGAAATTGAACTGCTTCTGTCGCCGTTTCGGCTGATATTAACCGATACTGCTGCAACCGGTGAGGAACGCCAGAGTGAGCTGCTTAAATTAAAAGAAGAGTACAACGAGCACCCTGTGCTGAGGGAATTAAAGGGAATTCATGTGATCGTTGATCAAGGATTATTGTCCATCTATCCGGGAGATCGTCAGAGTCCTGAACAATTTCAGGAGTTAGTCCAAGCTTGTTTTGACAACCTGAAGTTTGATAAGGGGTACTATCCTCGAGCTGCGATTAGTAGTTGTAAAACGAAGGCGGATGGGCTGAGGGAAGCTTTTGCAGAGGTAAAGGAATGCATGGGAATGCTTCAGCACGGGGGCGTACATGGAAGTGTTGTGCATTATCGGCAGCTTGAGCTTACCCTGCTTCTCGGGCAAATCCCGACAGAAGTTATGGAGAAATATTGCAACGGAACCCTTAGAGGACTGCTCAGCCGCGAGCCGGAGTATGTCAGAGAAATGCTGCGGACGCTGGAGGTTTATCTAGAGAACGACGGTCATGTCAATGAGACGGCTAAAAAGCTGTTTATTCACCGGAACACAGCCACCTACCGGATCGAGAAGCTTAGTGAGCTACTGGATGTCGATTTTAAAAAAATAAATGATCTAATGAGGCTTAAGCTAGTGTTCATGTTTCGGAGGATGCTTGGGCGGGACTAAGGTATGGGTTGAAATGCAAACACGGAGGAGGGAGCCTCGTGAATACACATGACATCGCAATGCATATTCAAACCCATAAAGCGCCTGCGGTGCTGGCAACGCTGATAGAAGTGGAGGGGCATTCGTATCGTAAACCCGGGGCAGTGATGCTGTTTTTTGAAGGCGGCACGATTGGAAGTATAAGTCCAGGGTGTCTGGAAAGCGATCTGCAGCTACGTACCTCTGAGATTTGGGAGCGAGGGCTGCCGGAGATTGTGGAATACAATATGTTGTCTCCAGATGATCTGTCATGGGGTGAGACTGTCGGCTGCGGTGGCAAAATCAAAGTGGTGCTTGAACCTGTGCAAGGAGAGTTGCAAGATCTGTTGGTGCTGGCGAGTGACAGGCTTT
This Paenibacillus sp. FSL R5-0345 DNA region includes the following protein-coding sequences:
- a CDS encoding PucR family transcriptional regulator, giving the protein MHLTVEEALSIYPLSEAKLIAGAKGKHRIVKSINVMDAPDISDWIKEGEMLLTTAYLIKDNLEDASALLQTLNRRGSSALGIKLGRFWDEVPVQLIAEAESLNFPLIQLPFQFTFSDQMNGLFRAELSRSTHVLQSIMEKQKKLMQFALRSVRSRQLFDSVSEVIGHSLVVVSARGDVIYNNSEYQPSQLLEGWPWQKRNHRFRVEDQTGYRTPLIQGEKCSGYLLYCSIDPLLLPVEESLFVQGAELISYHIHSGYEDYFEQSEHREFSRLLRRCLSGHLTYTDLAQAALSLEIELLLSPFRLILTDTAATGEERQSELLKLKEEYNEHPVLRELKGIHVIVDQGLLSIYPGDRQSPEQFQELVQACFDNLKFDKGYYPRAAISSCKTKADGLREAFAEVKECMGMLQHGGVHGSVVHYRQLELTLLLGQIPTEVMEKYCNGTLRGLLSREPEYVREMLRTLEVYLENDGHVNETAKKLFIHRNTATYRIEKLSELLDVDFKKINDLMRLKLVFMFRRMLGRD
- a CDS encoding RidA family protein produces the protein MSKTQVFTGSPWESVVGYSRAIRIGNRIEVAGTTAMQDGGVVGVGDPYAQTKFILHTIEKALNQLDADLSHVIRTRMFVTDISRWEEVGKAHGEFFKDIQPVATMVEVKALIDPLLLVEIEVEAFVE